The Crocinitomicaceae bacterium genome includes a region encoding these proteins:
- a CDS encoding type II toxin-antitoxin system RelE/ParE family toxin, with protein sequence MATEIVWSQRAQTNLQNIFDYISKDSVIYARRFVTSLVLYTEDELQDYLDIGRRVPEFINTPLGDLREVIFKGYRIIYYPECENNQVTIITVLSGRMNLEKAMK encoded by the coding sequence ATGGCGACAGAAATAGTCTGGTCACAGCGGGCACAAACAAACCTGCAAAATATATTTGATTACATATCGAAAGACTCTGTTATTTACGCCAGGCGTTTTGTTACCAGTCTTGTACTTTATACAGAAGATGAATTGCAGGATTATTTAGATATCGGCAGACGTGTTCCTGAATTTATCAATACTCCTTTAGGTGATTTACGGGAAGTCATTTTTAAAGGCTATCGAATTATTTACTATCCTGAATGCGAAAATAATCAGGTAACAATTATTACCGTTCTCAGTGGACGAATGAATTTAGAAAAAGCGATGAAGTAG
- a CDS encoding helix-turn-helix transcriptional regulator — protein sequence MHFKPLIEIIKARREALRVTQEALAELSGVGLRTLKQFESGKGNPTLSTIQKLADVLGLEITLKIKNTTGKK from the coding sequence ATGCACTTTAAACCACTAATAGAAATAATAAAAGCCAGACGCGAAGCCCTCCGAGTAACACAGGAGGCTCTGGCAGAGCTGTCCGGCGTTGGATTACGAACATTAAAACAGTTTGAAAGCGGAAAAGGAAACCCAACGCTATCAACTATTCAAAAGTTGGCAGATGTGCTTGGCTTAGAAATAACACTAAAAATTAAAAATACAACCGGTAAGAAATGA
- a CDS encoding HipA N-terminal domain-containing protein — MRAAKILFKDEEAGLLTQLDDGTFTFRYNDGWVSNNDKPVISLTLPKTKKVFQSKYLFPFFFNMLPEGSNKQVVCKHHRIDQDDYFGLLMTTAKSDSIGAVRVVKIEE, encoded by the coding sequence ATGAGAGCCGCAAAAATACTATTTAAGGATGAAGAGGCCGGCCTGTTGACTCAGCTAGATGATGGCACATTTACATTTCGTTACAATGATGGCTGGGTTTCCAACAACGATAAACCGGTCATCAGCCTTACTTTGCCTAAAACCAAAAAAGTGTTTCAGTCAAAATATTTATTCCCTTTTTTTTTCAATATGTTACCGGAAGGGTCTAATAAACAGGTAGTCTGTAAACATCATAGAATTGATCAAGATGATTATTTTGGTCTGCTGATGACAACCGCAAAAAGTGATAGTATAGGCGCAGTAAGAGTGGTTAAAATAGAAGAATAG
- a CDS encoding HipA domain-containing protein, translating into MSLPKIKYCPGTLSKGFDTYSKTCLNKVFGGKKVHHVLPYDSPNDETDELFEENRKLTSISGVQEKFSMILEKNKLRLIHEGERGTYILKPIPGAGKKADQMPANEHLTMQIARQVYGIETAENALIFFKDGTPAYITKRFDVNEKGMKLAQDDFASLAGRTPQTHGEHYKYFGNYLELFQLMQKHLPVYKLEAPKLLKLLVFNYLFSNGDAHLKNFSLLETPMGDYRLSPAYDLLNSHIHVNDKEFALSDGLLPRNLAKGKMIQQFAILAKQAGVSEKIFNDIFSFMISKSELVEKLVAASFLNDTTKRNYWQAYMGRLKQLMKN; encoded by the coding sequence GTGAGTTTACCAAAAATAAAATATTGCCCGGGCACCTTGTCAAAAGGTTTTGATACATACAGTAAAACCTGTTTGAATAAAGTATTTGGTGGTAAAAAAGTACATCACGTTTTGCCTTATGATTCGCCAAATGATGAAACAGATGAACTTTTTGAGGAGAATCGAAAACTTACTTCCATTTCCGGTGTTCAAGAAAAATTCTCAATGATCCTTGAAAAAAATAAATTGCGACTCATCCATGAAGGTGAACGTGGAACTTACATTCTAAAACCAATTCCGGGTGCCGGAAAAAAAGCTGATCAAATGCCGGCGAACGAACACCTCACAATGCAAATTGCACGTCAAGTTTATGGAATAGAAACGGCAGAAAATGCGCTGATTTTTTTTAAGGATGGAACGCCCGCTTACATTACGAAACGCTTTGATGTAAATGAAAAGGGAATGAAATTGGCGCAAGATGATTTTGCATCACTTGCCGGAAGAACTCCACAAACTCACGGTGAACATTATAAATATTTTGGAAACTATTTGGAGTTGTTTCAATTGATGCAAAAACATTTACCGGTTTACAAATTGGAAGCACCAAAATTGTTGAAGCTGCTAGTTTTTAATTATTTGTTTTCAAACGGAGATGCACATTTAAAAAACTTTTCGTTGCTCGAAACTCCAATGGGTGACTATCGCCTGAGTCCTGCGTACGATTTGCTGAATAGCCACATTCATGTAAACGATAAAGAATTTGCCTTGAGCGATGGATTGTTACCAAGAAATTTAGCGAAGGGAAAAATGATTCAGCAATTTGCCATCCTTGCAAAACAAGCCGGAGTGAGTGAAAAGATTTTTAACGATATTTTTTCGTTCATGATTTCAAAATCTGAGTTGGTGGAAAAATTGGTTGCTGCTTCTTTTCTAAATGATACGACAAAGAGAAATTATTGGCAGGCATATATGGGGCGGTTGAAACAGTTGATGAAGAATTGA
- a CDS encoding carbonic anhydrase, producing the protein MKTYIKNLKHDLPAGLVVYLVALPLCLGVALASTGNSELLFSGIIAGIAGGIIVGLISGSALGVSGPAAGLVTIVAGAIGSLGSFEAFLAAVVLAGIIQLIAGFLKAGVIGYYFPSSVIKGMLAAIGIILILKQIPHAFGFDQDFIGDEDFFQKDGHNTLSEIYYAIKYHSTGAVIISVVSLALLILFELKFMKKLHLFKFLPGALFVVLAGTFLNMYFINSQPELALADKHLVGLPVAQSGADYLNFITFPDFGILTNPRVYFIALTLALVASLETLLSIEATDKLDPQKRKSPANRELVAQGFGNIVSGMLGGLPVTQVIVRSSANINSGGHTKLATIFHGMLLLVSVLTIPMWLNMIPLSALAMILIMVGYKLAKPSLFVGMSKLGWEQFIPFAVTVAGVVFTDLLYGIALGILASVFYVLRKNYRNAFKLYEESVRGRKKLILKFAEEVSFLNKASISNQLDKIEENSVVVIDASRTKEMDYDVIERIDEFKHYDAKKKHIDFETIGVPEFKNVGGFKVVKELKKIVKSVRTQTKRKLLLMTPEIALNKLKDGNRRFVENLRAHRDLLEQVNETSSGQFPFACVLSCIDSRTSAELIFDQGLGDIFSVRVAGNVVNEDILGSMEYACKVAGSKLVVVLGHTRCGAVTSACKHVEIGNITSLLNKIQPAVNKIKLQVENIEDQKSIELVSAQNVRESIQLVVQKSPILAEMIAKGEIIMVGGMYDVDSGYVEFFEEEITLPTKETMLIGDEK; encoded by the coding sequence ATGAAAACATATATCAAAAATTTAAAACATGATTTACCTGCTGGTTTAGTAGTTTATCTGGTGGCTTTACCCTTGTGTCTTGGAGTGGCGCTTGCCTCAACCGGAAATTCTGAACTTCTTTTTTCAGGCATTATTGCCGGTATAGCCGGAGGAATTATAGTAGGATTAATTAGTGGAAGTGCCTTAGGTGTTTCTGGTCCTGCTGCCGGTTTGGTTACCATTGTAGCCGGTGCCATTGGATCACTGGGAAGTTTTGAAGCATTTTTAGCCGCAGTTGTTTTAGCGGGTATCATTCAACTCATTGCTGGTTTTCTTAAAGCCGGAGTGATAGGTTACTATTTTCCATCTTCGGTGATTAAAGGGATGCTGGCTGCCATAGGTATCATTTTAATATTGAAACAAATTCCGCACGCATTTGGCTTTGATCAAGATTTTATTGGTGATGAAGATTTTTTTCAAAAAGATGGGCACAACACACTTTCTGAAATTTACTATGCTATCAAATATCACAGCACCGGCGCAGTAATCATCAGCGTAGTTTCTCTTGCTTTGTTGATTTTGTTTGAATTGAAATTCATGAAAAAATTACACTTGTTTAAATTTTTGCCCGGAGCTCTTTTTGTTGTACTGGCCGGTACATTTCTCAATATGTACTTCATCAACTCACAGCCTGAACTTGCATTAGCAGACAAGCATCTGGTAGGTTTACCGGTTGCACAATCAGGTGCAGATTATTTAAACTTCATCACCTTTCCTGACTTTGGTATCCTCACTAATCCACGAGTTTATTTTATTGCGCTGACTCTTGCGCTGGTTGCCAGTTTAGAAACATTACTTTCTATTGAAGCAACAGATAAACTTGATCCACAAAAAAGAAAATCACCGGCAAATCGCGAATTGGTTGCACAGGGTTTTGGTAATATTGTTTCAGGTATGTTGGGAGGTTTGCCAGTTACGCAAGTCATTGTGCGCAGTTCAGCAAATATCAATTCTGGTGGACATACTAAACTTGCTACCATTTTTCATGGAATGCTTTTATTAGTTTCTGTACTCACTATTCCAATGTGGTTGAACATGATTCCGCTTTCAGCCTTGGCTATGATTTTAATTATGGTAGGATACAAATTGGCAAAACCTTCTCTATTTGTTGGTATGTCAAAATTGGGATGGGAACAGTTTATTCCCTTTGCAGTTACCGTTGCAGGTGTGGTTTTTACAGACCTATTATACGGTATTGCATTAGGTATTTTGGCGTCAGTTTTTTACGTGCTGAGAAAAAATTATCGCAATGCATTTAAACTATATGAAGAATCTGTGCGCGGCAGAAAAAAATTGATTTTGAAATTTGCTGAAGAAGTTTCTTTTTTAAATAAAGCAAGTATTTCCAATCAATTAGATAAGATAGAAGAAAATTCTGTGGTAGTCATAGATGCTTCCAGAACAAAGGAAATGGACTATGATGTGATTGAGCGCATTGATGAATTCAAACATTATGACGCAAAGAAAAAGCATATAGATTTTGAAACAATTGGTGTGCCTGAATTTAAAAACGTAGGTGGATTCAAAGTAGTGAAAGAACTCAAAAAAATAGTGAAAAGCGTACGTACACAAACTAAACGAAAATTATTGTTGATGACACCTGAAATTGCCTTGAACAAACTCAAGGATGGGAACCGTCGTTTTGTGGAAAACTTACGCGCTCACCGTGATTTGCTTGAACAAGTCAATGAAACTTCTTCGGGTCAGTTTCCATTTGCTTGCGTACTGAGTTGTATTGATTCACGCACATCAGCTGAACTAATTTTTGATCAAGGTTTGGGTGATATTTTCAGCGTGCGTGTTGCCGGCAACGTGGTGAATGAAGATATACTTGGCTCTATGGAATATGCATGCAAAGTAGCAGGATCCAAATTAGTTGTGGTACTTGGGCATACTAGATGTGGTGCTGTTACATCAGCTTGCAAACATGTTGAAATTGGTAATATCACATCACTATTGAATAAAATTCAACCTGCGGTAAATAAAATAAAATTGCAGGTTGAAAATATAGAAGACCAAAAATCTATTGAACTGGTATCAGCCCAAAACGTGCGTGAATCAATTCAGTTAGTTGTTCAGAAAAGTCCTATCCTGGCAGAAATGATTGCAAAGGGAGAAATCATTATGGTTGGCGGCATGTACGATGTGGATAGCGGCTACGTAGAATTTTTTGAAGAAGAAATTACTTTGCCAACTAAAGAAACAATGCTAATCGGAGACGAGAAATAA
- a CDS encoding T9SS type A sorting domain-containing protein: MKFLITTAFITTGIHQLFAQCNPAPGNVYAFTANGIDYEIIKENLSWNDAATCAVNRGGMLTEINSQLENDSIFYHVNLAGITASNTDAPDGGGAAYLWIGGNDIATEGAWVWDGNNDATATQFWQGTSTGTPVGGLYNNWGNEPDDFSGQDGLGFAFTDWPFGVAGEWNDIDTANQLYFIIEFPHDLGTENEINTGGINIYPNPSNGLVYFHNTGEKATFNLVSADGKLFYELTISNQQTVSLLLDSGLYFLINTSSGTNQKILVE, from the coding sequence ATGAAATTTTTGATCACCACCGCATTCATAACAACCGGAATTCATCAACTATTTGCTCAATGCAATCCGGCACCGGGTAACGTTTACGCGTTTACAGCCAACGGTATTGACTACGAAATCATCAAAGAAAATTTAAGTTGGAATGACGCTGCAACATGTGCAGTAAACCGTGGTGGAATGTTGACAGAAATTAATTCTCAGTTAGAAAACGATTCCATTTTTTATCATGTCAATCTTGCGGGTATTACTGCATCAAATACCGATGCACCTGACGGAGGCGGAGCTGCGTATTTATGGATTGGAGGAAATGACATAGCTACAGAAGGCGCATGGGTTTGGGATGGTAATAATGATGCAACTGCAACGCAATTCTGGCAAGGTACATCAACAGGCACTCCGGTTGGTGGCTTGTACAATAACTGGGGAAATGAACCTGATGATTTCAGCGGACAAGACGGCCTTGGTTTTGCCTTCACCGATTGGCCATTTGGAGTTGCCGGAGAATGGAACGATATAGATACCGCCAATCAACTTTATTTTATTATTGAATTCCCGCATGACCTTGGTACAGAAAATGAAATCAATACCGGAGGAATTAACATCTACCCCAACCCATCAAACGGTTTGGTCTATTTCCATAACACAGGTGAAAAAGCAACTTTCAACCTGGTATCTGCAGATGGAAAATTGTTCTACGAATTAACTATTTCAAATCAGCAAACAGTTTCTCTGTTGCTTGATTCAGGTTTGTATTTTTTAATCAATACCTCAAGCGGAACCAATCAGAAAATACTGGTTGAGTGA
- a CDS encoding flotillin family protein — MELNPLYLILIGVVVFFIVIAALISRYKRCPSDKILVVYGKTGGASAKCIHGGGAFIWPVIQDFAYLDLKPISIEANLTNALSRQNIRVDVPCRFTIAISTEHESMGNAAERLLGLHHEQIQELSKDILFGQLRLVIATMTIEEINSDRDKFLDNISKNVDTELKKIGLKLINVNVTDIKDESGYIEALGKEAAAKAINEAKISVAEQEKIGETGKAVADRERETQIAETHRDRDVKIAITQKDREVSIASAHKDEAIGKAEAERDTRVKTAEANAIAVKGENSAKIDIANSDAIRREKEAEALRIAISAEKVQQAKALEEAYLAEQKAETARSERERSTQIANIVVPAEIAKQRTIIEAQADAETIRENAKGQADAIYAKMEAEAKGLYEILTKQAEGYKQVVQAAGGDPTKAFQLLLIEKLPDLVKTQVEAVKNIKIDKITVWDSGAHDGQGSSTSNFVSNMMKTVPPLNDLFNMAGLNLPSYLKGADGTDVESAKNSDMEDDQTKETK, encoded by the coding sequence ATGGAACTTAACCCACTTTATCTCATTCTCATTGGCGTTGTAGTATTCTTCATCGTCATTGCCGCGTTGATATCACGTTACAAACGATGTCCGTCTGACAAAATATTGGTTGTATACGGAAAAACCGGAGGCGCATCAGCAAAATGTATTCACGGTGGTGGTGCATTTATCTGGCCGGTAATACAAGATTTCGCATATCTTGATTTGAAACCAATTTCAATTGAAGCCAATTTAACAAATGCACTTTCAAGACAAAATATACGTGTTGACGTACCATGCCGTTTTACCATCGCCATTTCAACTGAACATGAAAGCATGGGCAATGCGGCTGAACGTTTGCTTGGCTTACATCATGAGCAAATACAAGAATTGTCAAAAGATATTTTATTTGGTCAGTTGCGTTTGGTGATTGCTACCATGACCATTGAAGAGATCAACTCAGACCGTGATAAATTTTTAGATAACATTTCAAAAAACGTTGACACCGAATTGAAAAAAATTGGTTTGAAACTGATCAACGTAAACGTTACCGACATTAAAGATGAATCAGGTTATATTGAGGCATTAGGAAAAGAAGCTGCCGCAAAAGCAATCAACGAGGCAAAAATTTCTGTAGCTGAACAAGAGAAAATTGGTGAAACCGGTAAAGCGGTTGCTGACAGAGAGCGCGAAACACAAATTGCAGAAACTCACCGTGACCGTGACGTTAAAATTGCCATTACACAAAAAGACAGAGAAGTAAGTATTGCTTCGGCGCACAAAGATGAAGCCATTGGTAAAGCAGAAGCTGAAAGAGACACCCGTGTTAAAACGGCAGAGGCAAATGCGATTGCGGTAAAAGGGGAAAACTCTGCAAAAATTGACATTGCTAATTCAGATGCAATACGTCGTGAAAAAGAGGCGGAAGCACTACGCATTGCAATATCTGCAGAAAAAGTACAACAGGCGAAAGCATTGGAAGAAGCATATCTTGCAGAACAAAAAGCAGAGACTGCCCGTTCTGAAAGAGAACGTTCAACTCAAATTGCAAACATTGTTGTTCCTGCTGAAATTGCTAAACAAAGAACCATCATTGAAGCACAAGCCGATGCTGAAACCATCCGTGAAAATGCAAAAGGACAAGCTGATGCGATTTATGCAAAAATGGAAGCTGAAGCAAAAGGTCTCTATGAAATTCTGACTAAACAGGCTGAAGGGTATAAACAAGTGGTACAAGCTGCCGGTGGTGATCCTACTAAAGCATTCCAATTATTGTTGATTGAAAAATTACCTGACTTGGTTAAAACGCAAGTTGAAGCGGTTAAAAATATTAAAATTGACAAAATCACGGTGTGGGATTCCGGTGCGCATGACGGACAAGGAAGTTCAACATCAAACTTTGTTTCTAACATGATGAAAACTGTACCGCCTCTGAATGATTTATTCAATATGGCCGGACTGAATTTACCTTCTTATTTGAAAGGTGCTGACGGAACAGATGTAGAATCAGCAAAAAATTCTGATATGGAAGATGATCAGACAAAAGAAACGAAGTAG
- a CDS encoding NfeD family protein yields the protein MEFFTHMEPWLQTFWYIALPATLIFLIQSIMTFAGMDAHDGVDADFNSDLSHTEAPFQLFSLRNLINFLMGFGWTGICFYSYISNKIALTGLALFIGLVFVGMFFLIIKQIQRLAEDNTFKIEQALNKTGSVYLSIPAQKSGKGKVQVSVNGSMQELDAVTEGDKIETGAMVKIVRTEGTNLLFVEKI from the coding sequence ATGGAATTCTTCACACACATGGAGCCATGGCTTCAAACTTTCTGGTATATTGCCTTACCGGCAACGTTGATTTTTTTGATCCAAAGTATCATGACCTTTGCCGGCATGGATGCGCACGACGGTGTTGATGCAGATTTTAATTCAGATCTCTCTCACACTGAAGCACCTTTTCAATTGTTCTCTCTGCGCAATCTCATCAACTTTCTCATGGGATTTGGCTGGACAGGTATTTGTTTCTACTCGTACATCTCAAATAAAATTGCGCTTACCGGTTTAGCATTATTTATTGGGTTGGTGTTTGTTGGTATGTTTTTTCTCATCATCAAACAAATTCAACGTCTGGCAGAAGATAATACCTTTAAAATTGAACAGGCTTTGAATAAAACAGGCAGCGTTTACCTGAGTATTCCTGCACAAAAAAGTGGCAAAGGCAAAGTACAAGTTTCTGTTAACGGTTCAATGCAAGAACTTGATGCAGTAACTGAAGGTGATAAAATTGAAACCGGTGCTATGGTGAAAATTGTGCGTACAGAAGGCACTAATCTTTTATTTGTTGAAAAAATCTAA
- a CDS encoding porin produces MNNHLLRLLFITFLCLHTYINHAQVTNTATLDTTGGQQIGNTSIGAYLDMYYGYNLNEAPGKKLPYFVSMADHHQLNINLAFVDIRYQSNKMRARFVPGFGTYMRDNYALEPLALRNLLEASAGLRLSEKKNIWMDAGILGSPYTNESAISKDHLMYSRSLAPEYVPYYLAGIKFSFPLSEKLNFYLYLLNGWQQIDDFNNGKSVGTQLEFRPNANNLINWNTYAGDERSTLNATYRNRYFTDVYWIYDAGKKWSFTSCIYAGRQEIKNSSGTTDPHYWWQANLIAQYRIMDPLSISARVEYFSDPDQVMLDALDTTGFNGGSAGLCINYRPVKNAMVRLEARQFLTRDFQFYLHDTHAANYMTWLLCGFTVWF; encoded by the coding sequence ATGAATAATCACTTGTTGAGATTACTTTTTATAACTTTCCTCTGCCTGCATACTTATATTAATCACGCCCAAGTCACTAACACGGCAACTCTTGACACCACCGGCGGACAACAAATTGGTAATACCTCAATCGGCGCTTATTTAGACATGTATTACGGTTACAATCTCAATGAAGCACCAGGTAAAAAACTACCTTACTTTGTAAGCATGGCTGATCACCATCAGTTGAATATTAATTTAGCATTCGTTGACATCCGGTATCAATCAAACAAAATGAGAGCGCGCTTTGTGCCGGGCTTTGGAACTTACATGCGTGATAATTATGCGCTTGAACCCTTGGCTTTGAGAAATTTGCTTGAGGCTTCAGCTGGTTTAAGACTTTCAGAGAAAAAAAATATATGGATGGACGCCGGAATTCTTGGCTCACCTTACACCAATGAAAGTGCAATCAGTAAAGATCATTTGATGTATAGCCGATCACTGGCGCCCGAATATGTTCCATATTATCTTGCAGGAATAAAATTCAGTTTTCCGTTATCAGAAAAACTGAATTTCTATTTATATCTTCTCAACGGCTGGCAACAAATTGATGATTTTAATAATGGAAAATCTGTTGGGACACAATTAGAGTTCAGACCAAATGCAAACAACCTGATTAATTGGAATACTTACGCCGGTGATGAACGATCAACGCTCAACGCAACATACCGCAATCGTTATTTTACGGATGTCTACTGGATTTATGATGCAGGAAAAAAATGGAGCTTCACATCATGCATCTATGCCGGCAGACAAGAAATAAAAAACAGCAGTGGGACTACCGATCCTCATTATTGGTGGCAAGCAAATTTAATTGCGCAGTATCGCATCATGGATCCTCTTTCCATCAGCGCGCGGGTTGAGTATTTCTCAGACCCTGACCAAGTGATGCTTGATGCGCTAGACACCACAGGGTTCAATGGAGGAAGTGCAGGATTATGCATCAATTATCGCCCCGTAAAAAATGCCATGGTAAGGTTAGAAGCAAGACAATTTTTAACCAGAGATTTTCAATTCTATTTGCACGATACGCATGCTGCAAATTACATGACATGGTTACTCTGCGGGTTCACTGTATGGTTTTAA
- a CDS encoding SpoIIE family protein phosphatase, with the protein MVLPFNALAIYLSANWPVTLAFAIAFPVVATTILKISEKKNIQPGVYIMSINGVLFLFYMYFSGPASPTWLSVINITVGSSFMFNRPLYGQVGMGVFAVMIGGFFWWMGADFIYCLIITLTLLSFVLLFSRAFYYMQLQQYKIEDKNREIENKNKDITDSINYARRIQFAVLPREEVIQRNIPLSFIYYNAKDIVSGDFFWFHEINRNQYIFVCADCTGHGVPGAFMTVIGTSLLNQTVVENKIHQPSKILAEIDRQINTMLKQQYQDYDFSVQDGMDLCLIHVDKETNKLTLASAKRPAIFIRNKELNEIKPTKFSIGGMRTGEKIFTETEMTYAEDDVLYLFTDGYTDQFGGEKAKKFSSKKLRELLLRIHKYSMPEQKKELATTIAGWQGNLEQIDDMLVVGIRF; encoded by the coding sequence ATGGTATTACCATTCAATGCACTGGCAATTTACCTATCAGCCAATTGGCCGGTAACTTTAGCATTTGCTATTGCGTTTCCCGTTGTTGCGACAACTATCCTCAAAATTTCTGAGAAAAAAAATATTCAACCAGGTGTGTACATCATGTCAATCAATGGGGTTTTATTTTTATTCTATATGTATTTTTCAGGACCGGCCTCGCCCACTTGGTTATCGGTGATTAATATTACAGTTGGCTCCTCATTTATGTTTAACAGACCACTTTATGGTCAGGTGGGCATGGGTGTTTTTGCGGTGATGATAGGAGGATTTTTTTGGTGGATGGGGGCTGATTTTATTTATTGTCTGATCATTACACTCACCCTATTGTCTTTTGTGCTTTTATTCAGTCGCGCATTTTACTACATGCAACTTCAGCAATATAAAATTGAAGATAAAAACAGAGAAATTGAAAACAAAAACAAAGATATTACTGATTCAATCAACTATGCGCGCAGAATTCAATTTGCTGTGTTGCCCCGTGAAGAAGTAATTCAACGAAACATTCCTCTTTCATTTATTTACTACAATGCAAAAGATATTGTAAGCGGTGATTTTTTTTGGTTTCATGAAATAAATCGCAACCAATATATATTTGTTTGTGCAGATTGCACCGGACACGGAGTACCGGGAGCATTTATGACCGTAATAGGCACCAGTTTGCTAAACCAGACAGTAGTTGAAAATAAAATTCATCAACCGAGTAAAATTCTTGCAGAAATTGATCGTCAGATTAATACCATGTTAAAACAACAATACCAAGATTATGATTTTTCAGTTCAAGACGGCATGGACCTATGCTTGATTCATGTTGACAAAGAAACCAATAAACTCACGTTGGCATCAGCGAAGCGTCCGGCTATTTTTATCAGGAATAAAGAACTCAATGAAATTAAACCCACAAAATTCTCAATTGGAGGCATGCGCACAGGTGAAAAGATATTTACCGAAACTGAGATGACCTATGCTGAAGATGATGTACTTTATCTTTTCACAGATGGATACACGGATCAATTTGGCGGTGAAAAAGCAAAAAAATTCTCTTCAAAAAAATTACGTGAACTACTACTTCGCATCCACAAATATTCAATGCCCGAGCAAAAAAAAGAGTTGGCAACAACCATTGCCGGCTGGCAGGGAAATCTTGAACAAATTGATGATATGCTGGTGGTTGGCATCAGGTTTTGA
- a CDS encoding winged helix-turn-helix domain-containing protein, translated as MLIEIKRSDRALGKNELAELIGVNHNSIQTWRTKYQKGGISELLKDGRIGFKPSIISKSVHKKIKLKLCSEDAAFSSYKQLHAWVENNFIKGVNYNSLRHYVKRHFGASLKVPRKSHIKKDKEAVATFKKTSNESVKTK; from the coding sequence ATGCTTATTGAGATCAAGCGTTCTGATCGAGCATTAGGCAAGAATGAATTAGCGGAACTGATAGGTGTAAATCACAACAGTATTCAGACATGGCGGACTAAATATCAAAAGGGCGGTATATCCGAATTATTAAAGGATGGTAGAATTGGATTTAAGCCCTCCATAATAAGTAAGTCTGTGCATAAGAAAATTAAATTGAAGCTTTGTTCAGAGGATGCCGCATTTTCAAGCTACAAACAATTACATGCGTGGGTGGAAAATAATTTTATTAAAGGAGTTAATTACAACAGCTTGCGTCATTATGTTAAAAGGCACTTTGGCGCATCGTTAAAAGTACCCCGCAAGAGTCATATTAAAAAGGATAAAGAAGCGGTTGCTACTTTTAAAAAAACTTCAAACGAATCTGTAAAGACAAAGTAA
- a CDS encoding IS630 family transposase — protein MGCYKSINIYCQDESRFGLLTRTGRVLTAKGVKPVCTYQHKFENTYLYGAFSPINGDSFLLELPYCNTDCFQYFIQELSKQNPKELKLIVLDNGAFHKAKKLIIPENIILIFLPPYSPELNPAEKIWWQLKQEFVCKSFNTIDQLGKHLAKVVRRIITTKTVKKICSFKYLLCSF, from the coding sequence TTGGGATGCTATAAAAGCATTAATATTTATTGCCAGGATGAGAGTCGATTTGGACTACTCACAAGAACAGGGCGGGTTCTAACAGCAAAGGGGGTAAAACCCGTTTGTACTTATCAACACAAATTCGAAAACACATACCTATATGGAGCATTCTCACCAATAAATGGAGATAGCTTTTTGTTGGAACTGCCTTATTGTAATACAGATTGCTTTCAATATTTTATTCAAGAATTATCAAAGCAGAATCCAAAAGAACTTAAACTAATCGTGCTTGACAACGGAGCCTTCCATAAGGCAAAGAAACTAATCATACCCGAGAATATCATTTTAATTTTTCTGCCGCCTTATAGTCCAGAACTAAACCCCGCCGAGAAAATTTGGTGGCAACTCAAACAAGAGTTCGTTTGCAAATCCTTTAATACCATCGATCAATTGGGCAAACACTTAGCCAAGGTTGTGAGGAGAATAATTACAACAAAAACAGTAAAGAAAATTTGTTCCTTCAAATATTTATTATGCTCTTTTTAG